The region ACATTCTGATAATGCAGCCAACGCCAGCCATGAGACGCGATCTCATGGCCCAGTTCAACGCACGCGCGCGCGACGTCAGGGTTACGCTGCAAAGCCAGCGCAACGCCGAAAATCGTCAGCGGCAGGCCTCGCCTCTCGAACTCGCGCAGGATACGCCATACACCGACGCGAGAACCGTACTCGTAGATGGACTCCATGCTCATGTGACGAGCAGGATAACCCTCGGCACCGACGATTTCCGAAAGAAAGCGCTCGGACAGGGCGTCGCCATCCAGGACCGAGCTTTCGGCGCCCTCTTCGTAATTGAGGACGAACTGCACGGCGATGCGCGCACCGCCAGGCCAGTCAGCCTGCGGGGGTTTGGCCCCATGGCCGATGAAATCGCGCGGGTAAGTATCCGTCATGGTCTTGACTCCTGATTCCCCAGTTCGCGTGCGACCTCAAGCCCGCACAAGACGCTATCCAGAACCTTGATGCCCTTGCGGCCAACGAGTCCCGCCGGCGCCAATCCCCCCAATCCCGCGCCACCGACGATAACCACGTCGGCGTCATCTTCATCCGCGCAAAGATGCGCCAGGCGTGTAATCTCCGCGCGCATGCATAGCGGGTCGCCGGCAATGGCGGGATCCTGCGGTTCGAAGGTACGCACGCTGACCAGCGCTCCATCCACGGCTTGCGTCCGCATGGCGGCGGCGAACATGTCGGGCAGCAGGCGGCGCCACCCCGCCCCGCCCGTGACCACTGCCCAGCGCCGGCCCGAGCGCGCGGCCAGCCGCAAGGACGCACCCAGCAGGCTGACAGCGGGCCGTCTCGCCAACGCCCGCAAGCCCGCCGTATCCAAGTCGGCGAAGCAACCCAGCAACACCACATCGAAGGGGCTTTCCATGGCCATGACGTCGTGCAGGCGCGCCCGCGCGGCCTGCGCGCCGACCGCCATGGCATCAACATCACCGATATAGGCCAGCCCGGTCGCGGCGGTCTCGACGCGTAGCTGCTCGCCCGGCGCCAGACCGGACGACAGCACCTTACGCAAACGGCCGCTGACCGCCTCCGACGTGTTGGGATTGAGGACGAGCAGATGCATCAGCCGCGCCGGAATTCGCGGTTGAAGCGGTCGATCAACTCACGGCGCTGCGCCGCGATAGGCGCCCAGTTCATACTGCGCGATTTCAGCAATTCGTCCAGGTTGGGCGCAACCTGCGCCAGCATCCCGGAGAATGCGACATCGCGATTGCTCGGCACGTTGTAGTAAGGCTCCTTCGCCAACTGCGCCTGCACCGAGGCGTCAACCTGGGTGTTGATATAGGCGGCCGCCTGCGCCTTGTTCTTCGAGCCTTTGACCAGGTGCGCGATATTGCTGACGATGCCCCAGCCCTCCTTCGGCTTGGCAATGGCGATGTCCACGCCACGCGCGCGCAAGGGTTCGACGACGCTCAGGAATCCGACCGCGATGTCGGCTTGCCCCTGCTGGAACAGCGGCCCCACCGCGCCGGGATTCGGCGGAATGGTGGCCAGGTTGGGCTTGAGTTTTTCCAGCGCCTTCCACGCCGGTTCCAGGTCCGTTTCACTGCCGCCGTGCATCTTCGCCAGCGCCACCATCCACGTTGCGCCTATGGTGGTGTCCGGACCGTTGATCAGCACGCGCCCCTTGAATTCGGGGCGCCACAGGTCTTCCCATGACGTCGGCGGCGTCTTCACGGTGCGCGGGTTGTACGCGATGCCGAATACCTGCAGCGCCACCATGGCGCCGTAGCCGTCCTTGCCAACCAGGCCCGGCGGCAATTTGGCCAGATTGGGCATCTGCGCGACGGGCAAAGGCTCCAGCAGGTCCTGGGCGCGGGCCGTGATCTCGGCGGGCTCATCGATCAGGATGACATCGTAAGGCGGGGCGTTCTTGGACGCCGCGACGCGCGCCAGCGCGTCCACCGCCAGCACAGGACTGATGGTGACCTCCCCCTTGGTCGCTTTGGCAAAGGCCGGCACGATAACGCTACGCGCGGCTTGTTCCCAAGTGCCGGGAAACGTCTGCACGACGATGCGGGCGTCGGATTGCGCGCGCGCCAGATTCGGCAGCGCGCTGCTGAGTGCCAGACCGGAGAAACCGGCCATCAGGTGGCGGCGGGACAGGTTGATGTCGTTCATGAAGCGTTTCCTTGCAGAGAGAGGGACTGACGCCAAGAGATGCGCACTAGCTGTTAGCGCGCGGGAAAGTGTTCCTGCCAGTAGCGGGCCAAATCGATGCGACGCGGCGTCCAGACCGCGTCGCCGTAGCTATCCAGCAAATCGAGGATGCGTTTCACCGCGGCGAAACGCCCGGGACGGCCGATGATGCGCAGGTGCAGGCCGATATTCAGCAGCTTGGGGACGCCGCGGCGGCCTTCCTCCAACAGCACCTCCATGGCGTCCTTGACATAGGCGACCATGTCATCCGCGCGCACGAAGCCATTGGGATGGAAGAACTTCATGTCGTTGCTGTCGAAAGCGTAGGGGATGACCAACAGCGGGCGGTCGCCGGCGGCGCCGTCCCAGTAAGGCAGGTCGTCATCCAACCCGTTGCTGGTGTAGAGAAAACCTTCCTCGCGCAACAGCTCGCGAGTCCAGGGGCTCTCGCTGCCGCGGCAGAAAAACCCGGCGGGCGCGGCGCCGGTGACGTCACGCAACACCGCCACGCAGCGGCGCAAGTCGGCCCGTTCGGTTTCGCGGTCGTCGTAGTCCGCATGCGGCCGCCAACGCCAGCCATGGCAGGCCGCTTCGTGTCCAGCCTGGACGATCCTGCGGGCGATGTCCGGCGACCGCTCCACGGCGCGGCCGCACATATAAAACGTGGCGTGGCGTTGGTGTTGTTCCAGGGCATCCAGGATGCGCCACACACCGGCGCGCATGCCATACGCGAATTGCTGCTCGGTGCCCTGGTCCCAGCGGCCCGCCGGCACGACACTATGGATCTCGGCGACCCGCTCGGCAGCCGCGTCGCCGTCGGCGATGGCCCATTCGGCGCCTTCCTCGAAGTTCACGGCCAGCGCCACCGCCAAGGCGGCGCCGTTGGGAAAGCGGGCCCGTGGCGGATGACCGCCGTAGCCATGCAGATCGCGAGGTAGCGCGCGCTCGTTCATATTTGTTCCAGGTAGCGGAGGAGCAGGACGGGCGCCGGTGTGGGATAGCGAAAAGTGGCGACCGTATTGCGTTCCAAGGTTGTATGCAATCCATATGCCAATTTCGTATCGGGTATACCCGGACGCAGAATGGCCCCGTTCCTACTCGTCTGCTCTATATAGAGGGGCGCCGATCCGCGGTCCGGTCGTGCGTATGCCTGCTCAAAAACAGTGCACACCAAAGTCTCATATGTGCACATTTTCGTGAACACTGTGCACGATTTTGGACGCGAATCGCTGCGTCCGACAGCGCCACGCAGGGCAGAGGCAGGCGCAAAAAATGGCATGGATATTGCATGACCCAGGACACCTGCTTCTCACCCGTCATCTGAAAGGACGCCCCCGCATGGTGACCGACCGCGCCTTCCTTACCCTCGACGACATTCAAGTCCGCTACGGCGACGCCGTCGCTGTCGACCATATCGATCTGGCAATCAACGCGGGCGAATTCGTCGCCTTGCTCGGCCCCAGCGGCTGCGGCAAGACCACCCTGCTGCGGGTGATCGCCGGCTTCGTGCGCGCCAACGGCGGCGCGGTGCGCCTGGATGGCGTGGACATCTCCACCTTGACACCCGAAGCGCGGCGCATCGGCATGGTGTTCCAGAACTACGCCCTGTTCCCTCACATGACGGTGGCCGACAACATCGCCTACGGTCTGCGCTCCCATCGCGCGCCCAAGGACAGCATCGCACCCAAGGTGCAGGAGATGCTGGATGTCGTACGCATGGACGGCTATGGCAAGCGCTTACCGCGGCAGCTGTCCGGCGGCCAGCAGCAGCGGGTCGCGTTGGCGCGGGCGTTGGCCATCTCGCCGCGCCTGCTGCTGCTGGACGAACCATTGGGCGCGCTGGACAAGAATCTGCGCGAGGAAATGCAGCACGAGTTGCTGCGCATCCAGCGCGAGTTGGGCATCACGACCATCATGGTCACGCACGACCAGGAAGAAGCCATGAGCATGGCCGACCGTATCGCCGTGCTGAATGCCGGCCAGGTGATGCAGTTCGGCACAGCCAGCGAAATCTATGATGCGCCCAGCACGCCTTTCGTCAGCGGCTTCGTCGGCAATTCGACATTCCTGGACGGCGTGCTGGGCAAGACCGATGGCGAGCATTGGACATTGCGCACGTCCGGCGGCGTGGAGCTGCGCTTCCTGTCAGCGGGCCCGTGCCGGCGCACGGGCGCGGCGCGCATCGCCCTGCGCCCGGAACAGATCGAGCTATGCGACGACGGCGCCGCCGCGGTGGTGCGCTACGCCAGGCCCATGGGCCCCAGCACACGCGTTGGCGTCACGCTGGATGATGGCACCGAACTACAGCTTGCCGCGCCCCGCGAGCGCGGCGCGGATCACTTGCCGGCGGGTGCGCGCGTGCAAGTGCGCATCAATCCCCAGGCCTTCTGCCCGGTGTTTCTGCCATGAGCACTGCCGCCATGCCCGTGCCCCTCTCCGCCATGACGCGCAAATCGCGGCTGGACACAAACGTCTTGCTGGTACTTCCGCTGCTGCTGTATTTCCTCATCTTCGTCCTGGCGCCGCAGATCGTCCTGCTGGTGATGAGCGTGCACGGCCAGGACGGCGCGTTGACGGCAGCGAACTTCGCGCGCGCGCTGTCCGATCCGATGACCTACGGCGTGTTGTTCGGCACCTTGCGGCTGGGCGCCTATGCCACCGTGGCCACAATCGTGGCGGGTTTTCCTTACGCGCTGGCCATGGTGACCGTGGGCCCGCGGCTGCGTTCGATCATGTTGTTGCTCGTCATCCTGCCGCTATTGGTCAGCGCGATCGTGCGCACCTTCGGCTGGCTGGTGACTTTGGGCAATCAGGGGCCCATCAATACGCTGCTGCAGTGGCTGGGCTGGATCGATCATCCCGTCCGCATTCTCTTTACCGAATCCGCGGTGGTAATCGGCCTGACGCAGATCGAACTGCCCATGATGGTCCTGGCCCTGTACACCGTGCTGTCGCGCGTGGACGGCAGCCTCGCGCTGGCTTCTCGTTCACTGGGCGCCGGGCATTGGCGCACCTTCGTGCAGGTGCTGCTGCCTTTGAGCGTCCCGGGGCTGATCGGCGGCGCGGCGCTGGTATTCGCATCCGCCGTGGGGGCGTTCGTCTCGCAGACCATCCTTGGGGGCGGCGGCCTGTTGTACATGCCCATGTACATCTATCAGCAGTCCATCCTGTCGCAGGACTGGGGATTCGCGGCCGCGCTGGCCGTCATCCTGATGATTACGGTGAGCGCCATCATCTTCGCGGGCACGGTACTGGCCCGGCGATCGCAGGGGTACATCCATGGCTGAATTCACGATAGGCGTCCGCATCCGGCGCCGCGTCGACGCGGCGACCTGGCGGCTGGCCGCGTTCGCCACGCTGGCGTTGGCGGTCATCCTGCTGCTGGTGCCGACCTTCATCGCGCTGGCGGCGTCCTTCAATGGCGGCGAGTCCCTGCGCTTTCCTCCGCGCGACCTGTCCTGGCGCTGGTACGAAGCGCTGTGGAGCGCGTCTGACGATATCTGGGATGCTTTCGCCATCAGCTTGCGCGTGTCCGCATTGGCGACCCTGGGAGCCGGCCTGATGGCGACGCTGGCCGCCTTGTACCTGTCCAGACAGCGCAACGCGTGGGCGCGCGCGTTGGAAACGTTCTTCCAGTCGCCCATGATGCTGCCCGGCATCAGCCTGGGATTGGCGATGCTGGTGTGGCTGCAGACCATAGGCGTGCCGCTGTCGTATTGGAGCCTGGTCATCGGCCATATGGCGATCTCCACGCCTTACATCATCCGTACCGCCTTGATCGGCTTTGCGCAGATCGACCCGAGTCTGCTGGAGGCGTCGCGCAGTCTGGGCGCGGACAACACGCGGACCTTTGTCCGGATCACCCTGCCGCTGGCCCTGCCGGCCGTGCTCGCGGGAAGTTTCATCGCCTTCATGTTTTCCTTCGATAACGTGCCGATATCCCTGTTCCTGTCGGACGCCCGTAGTGAAGTACTGCCGATCCGGCTGTGGAACCTGATAGAGAACCTGCTGGACGTACGGGCCGCCGCGGTCGCCGGCGTCCTCATCATCTTCACCATTGTTTTCGCGCTCGTCATGGAACGGGTGCTGGGAGTGTCTCGCTATGTCCGTTGAGTCAATGGCTGCCGCGCTGTGTGCGGATCTCCACGCCGAAACCGCGCTGGCTGCGGAATTGTTCGACACCTTGCGCAGCAATTCGCGCAGCGCCCTGGGCGTGACCCGGGCGTCGTACGGCGACGGCGAACAGATGGCCCATGACCTGATGCGTGCCCTGGGCCGGCGCCTGGAACTGGAGGAACGGATCGACGCGGCCGGCAACCTCTACCTGACCTTGCCCGGATCGGAGCGCGATCTGCCAACCATCATGACGGGATCGCATCTGGATTCCGTGCCGGATGGCGGCAATTACGATGGCGCCGCCGGCGTCGTCGCCGGCATGGCCATGCTGGCCCGTTGGCGGCGGACAGGTCGTGTGCCCCGCCACGACATCACGGTGATGGGTGTCCGCGCGGAGGAGCTTTCGTGGTTTCCGGCGCCCTACATCGGCAGCCGTGCGGCCTGGGGCTTGCTGGAAGCGGAGGCCCTGGACCAATGCGTACGGCCCGACACCGGCCACACGCTGGCACAGCATATGGCGCAAGCCGGTTTCGAGCCTGAGCGCATACGCCGACGCGAGCCTCAGTTGCGTGCCGCGGACATCGAATGCTTTCTTGAGCTGCACATCGAGCAGGGACCCTTGCTGGTGCAGGAGAAGACGCCCGTGGGCGTGGTGACCGGCATCCGGGGAAATCTGCGCTACAAGCATTGCCATGTGATTGGCCGCTATGGCCACGCTGGCGCGGAGCCTAGACGCTCCCGGCAGGACGCCGTATTGGCGGCTGCCGAGTTTCTCAATCGGCTGGAAGCCATGTGGATGGAGTACGAGTCGCGCGGGCTGGACCTGGTCTGCACCGTGGGCCAGTGCCACACGGACTCGAAGGTGCATACGATGACGAAGATCCCTGGCGAACTCTGGTTCACCATGGACATTCGCAGCCAGGACAATGACCTGCTCATGCAGGTGGATCGGACCTTGCGGGAAATGGCCGAGGAAATCGGCACTCGGCGGGGCGTACGGATCGATCTGGGTGCCTACACCAACGCCTTGCCTGGCCCGATCGCGCCTGTCCATCGCGAGCGCCTGGTCCGGCTGGCTGGCGAGCTTGGTATCAAGCACCTACAGATGGCCAGTGGTGCGGGCCATGATTCCGCGGTATTCGGCATCAGCGGGGTTCCTACCGCGATGATCTTTGTGCGCAACGAGCATGGCAGTCATAATCCCGACGAGGCCATGGAAATCGCGGACTTCGCCGAGGGCCTGAAACTGTTGGTGGCCGCTGTTGAGGATATCGATGTCAATCACTGAAGGAGCCAAGTCCGGGACCAGTGACGCCGACGAGGCCGTCTACAACCTGATCCGGCGCGCCATTTTTTCCGGCTTGCTGCGGCCGGGGCTGAAGCTGCAGGAGCCTCCCATTGCACGAGTGCTGAATGTCAGCCGCGAGCGGGTGCGCAAGGCGCTGCAGCGCTTGACCCATGAGAAGTGGCTGGATGCGGTGCCCAATCGCGGCACGTTCATTCCAGTTCCCACCGTGGAGGAGCTGCATGCGATCTATGACGCGCGCAAGATCCTGGAACTGGGCGTGACGCGGCAGGTTGCCCAACGGCGGCGGGTGTTGGCGGTGAATCGCCTGGCCGAGCATGTCGCGCGCGAGCGGGACGCGGCTCAGCGGGATGACCGGGGCCTGGCGTTCCGGTTGTCCGCGGAGTTTCATTTCCTGCTGGTGGAGCTTACCGGCAATCCTTATCTCGTCGACATGCATCGGGGCTTGATGCAGCGGTCTTCCCTGCATTTTTCCCTGTTCGCCCCCGCCTCGCTGCACGAGTGCACGTCGCATAACTGCGCGGGTCCGCATGAACATGAGGGCATCATGCAGGCCATCCTCGACGGCAACGGCGCGCGCGCTGAAAAGCTGATGACCCATCACCTGGATGAACTGGAAACCCTGCTCGCGCTGCGGCGGCAGAAGTTCGACTTCCTTGAGATCGATGAAGCGTTTGCGCGGTTGGCGCAGCAGGATGAAGAGCGCGAAGCGCACACCCTGGCGGCTTCGTAGTGGGCTTCGTAGTGGGCTTCGTATTGGCCCTCGTGCTGGCGGCAGTGCGCCGTTCGAATTGACTGACATTAACGCGAAACGGCCCCAGGTGGTAGAACCTGGGGCCGTGACTTACATGAGCTTTCGAGTAGCGATCACGCGACGTTGCGATGCGTGATCAAGCGATCCAGCGGATCAGCCTTGGAACGGTACGTTGTTCAGATCACCGAAGGCGGTGGCGCCGGGCGTCTTCGCGGCGTCGGCGGCGACTTGGGCGCGCGACACGTTCGAATCAGCTTGGGCGGCGAACGGCACGTTGTTCAGGTCACCCCGAGCAACCAGGCCTTCGCTCCTGGCTTGTTGCAGTTCGGCTTGAATCTGGCTGCGGCTGGCCGAGTTGTCGGCTTGCGCGTAGTTGCCTTGGAAAGGCACGTTGTCGATATCGCCGCGGGGGGTGGCCGCTTGAGCGGCGCCAATCAGGGCAAACGAAACGATCAACGAAGTGGCGATGGTTTTCATGGCAGTTCTCCTAGTCCTATCTGAGTGGGAGCAGACCGGTTCGGGTCATTCCGAGAGGTCTGTTGCTGTTCCCGATGACTGAATTCTGCGCTCGCAAGGACTACGGATAAACCCGAGTTTCGCCAAATGACCTTTCCAAAAAATGAAGCAATGGGGCTATTAGCGCGATATATGGTGGCTATACCCCAATCAGCAGAGGCTGCCCTGTGCCGACCTCGCGTGCGTGCAAGTTGACCTCAGAAATCACCAAAAGGTGCGCGCCCACAGCCATAGCGCGATCGCGCAAGCCAGCCACAGCGCGATGATCATCACCGCGCCAAACACGCTGCGGGGCTTCTTTTTTCCCCTGCTGCAGCCATTGGTCGGCTTGCAGTCGGCAGTCGGACAGAACGTTCGCAGGCACAAGGCGCAGGGTCAGCCAGATCAGGCCGGGCAGGAGCAGCGCGTCGTCCAGATAACCAAGGACCGGACTGAAATCCGGGATCAGATCGATCGGGCTAAGCGCATAAGCGACCGTGAACATGGCCAATGCCTTGGCATACCACGGCGTTTGAGGCGACTTCGCCGCGAACCACAATGTCAGACCGTCGCGCTTGATGCGCCGGGCCCAGGCGGTCGGCTTGTCTCGAATGCTCATTGCTATAGATAAATGACTAGGCCAACCCGGAATTGTAGCCACCGATAAAGTCTATTCAACCCGCCCTCCTGCCATTCAGAACCGCACCCGCACCCATCGGGCAACCGCCAGGCCAGTAACAAGGCAATCATGTGGCAAGATGCTGGCATCTCCACGTCCCGGCCCCAACGAATCGTGCCCCCTTCAGAAAGACTTGTCATCGACAAGGAAGCAGCGGCCATCCACGCCGATGTGGACCTGGTGTCCCGCCTGGATGCCGTCCCAAATATTTTGGACGTGGTTTGCCAAGCCACCGGGATGGGATTCGCTGCGGTGGCCAGAGTGACCTCCAAGCAGTGGATCGCCTGCCAGGTCAGGGATGACATCGCTTTCGGCCTGGCCGCGGGCGGCGAACTTGAACTCGAATCCACCATCTGCCACGAAATCTGCCAGCACCAGCAGGTAGTGGTAATCGATCACGTCGCATTGGATCCGCTTTTCCGGGATCACCATACGCCCCGCAGATATGGCTTCCAAAGCTATATTTCGATGCCGATCTTTAGAGGGAATAACGAATTTTTCGGGACGCTTTGCGCGATAGATCCGCATCCCCGGCAAATCAACACGCCTCACATCCTGAAGATGTTCCGGCTGTTCGCTGACCTGATTGGCCGTCTTCTCGACTCCGAAGTCAGGGTTCAGCAGAGCGAAGCGGCACTGGTGGTCGAACGGGAGGACGCCAAACTGCGCGAGCAATTCATCGCGGTCCTGGGGCATGATCTTCGCAATCCGCTAGGATCCATCGCCGCGGGCGCCGGCATATTGCGTAAACGTGCGTCGGATCCCGCCATGCTTCGAGTCGTCTCTCGCATCGAGCAAAGCGTGAATCGCATGGCAGGCTTGATCGATGATGTTCTCGACTTTGCCCGTGGCCGCCTGGGCGCCGGAATTTCGATCAACGCCAGTCTCGAACCCGACCTCGGCGTCTATCTCTCGCACGTCGTGGACGAACTGAGCTCCGCACATCCTGAGCGCGACATATCACTGTCGCTTTCTGCCCTTACACCGGTCTACTGCGATATCGCGCGAGTTGGCCAACTGCTGTCCAACCTCCTGGGTAATGCGCTCACGCATGGTGCCGCCGATCGCCCCATCGAGGTGTCCATAAGTCAGCAAGGCGAAAACTTTTCCCTCACCGTTTCCAATCAGGGCAAGCCCATCAAGCCGCAGATATTGGCGAAGCTTTTTGAACCATTCTTCCGCGGCGAGGTTCGTCCCAGCAGGCAGGGGCTGGGACTTGGGCTGTATATTTGCCACGAAATTGCGCGGGCGCACCACGGTACGCTACATGCCCAATCCGAACTTGCCGGTACCGTATTCTCCTTCACGATGCCGAACCGATGGGACGAGTTGGTCCCGCGGATAGCGGGCGCGTCTTAACCCCCGGGGGCAATGAAGACAGCACAAGGCAAACAAAAAGCCCGCAGAACGAATGTTCATGCGGGCCTTGGGGCAATGCGGGGCAAACTGAGCAATATTCTTGGCGGACAGAGGGGGATTCGAACCCCCGATACGCTTTTGACGTATACACGCTTTCCAGGCGTGCGCCTTCAACCGCTCGGCCACCTGTCCTGATCCGGGATTTCGGCCGGGTGAACCCGATACGAAAAACGGCAATCCGCGATTCTAGCAGATTCAAATGAACCGTGCTGGTGACACGCCCCGCGTCCCTATTTTCCTAAGTAGCCCCTCTACATCCCCTCGCCGGGACGAGGCGCGCCGCGATGAGCCGGTCGGCAGACCGGCCCATGGGGCCTCACAACACATTCAGAATCTGATTCTCCCAGCACCGCTGGTCCAGCCTCGCCGCCAGGTATACCGTTTGCCTTCCCGCGCCATGGCGTTACCCGGACACCCAGATCGGACCGCCCTATTCAAGGACCCCAACGATGCGCAATCTGGACTTCAGTTCCTGGCAAGCCCTGCTCTCCACCCTGCTGGGACTCGCCGTCTTCACCCTGATCGGCGTCGGCATCCGCCTGATCGTGATGCAGACCATCCAGCAGCGCCGTCAACGCGAAAACCGCCAGGTCAATGAACGCCTGCGGACGCTCATCGCCGCCTACAAGACGCTAGGCGGCTCATTCACGGGTAGCTTGCTCGTCGATCCGACACACCTGCGTGACCTCAGGCCCGGCGCGAAAGGCGGCCCGGCGAGCGGCACGGCGCCGGGCGCCGCCTCGAATCCAGGCACCGCTTCCAGCGGGACAACGACAGAACCAGTCCAAACACTAGCCTCGCCTACCCTCCCCGCCACGGACCTGACCACCACCGACCCCATCACCTCATCCGAACGCCGCCGCCGCATCCGTGACGCGGTCGAGGCCGCGCTCTCGGACATCATTCTGCTCGGCACCGAAGAACAAGTCCGGATGGCCGCGCACGCCGCCACCGAGATGGCCCAGGGCCGGCCCGTCCATACCGCTGACCTGGTGATATCGCTGCGCAACTTCATCCGCAAGGTGCTGGACCTGGCCCCCATCCCCGCGAACGTGATCATTCCAGAACAAGGCCCCGCCCGCCCCTCGGCCGCCGGCGCGAAAGGCAAAGACAGCGGCAAGGACGGCGGCGGCGGAGGCTCGAACGCAGGCGGCGGAGCAGGTGGAGGAGGTGGCGGTGGCGGCGCCGGAATGGGCATGGGGATGGGCCTGGGCGTAGGCGCGGCCCACGGCCTGCACGACGACGACAGCACTACAAGCTGACCGCCCCCCCGCTCAATGCACGTAGCAACAGTCGAAACCATGCATGCGCCCGCGACAGCAGCTACTTCCCCGCCCCACTCCGCGTCACACAGTTCAAATACCCATCCACGGCCGCCAGCACCGTCGCGGTCTGCACCACCTGCGCAAACCGGAACCGGTCTCCGTAGACCGTCTCGTCCGGAAACTCGCTGATCAACATCAGCGGCACCCGCTCGCCCGCCGACTCGGTGATCTGCACCG is a window of Bordetella sp. N DNA encoding:
- a CDS encoding aspartate/glutamate racemase family protein, which codes for MHLLVLNPNTSEAVSGRLRKVLSSGLAPGEQLRVETAATGLAYIGDVDAMAVGAQAARARLHDVMAMESPFDVVLLGCFADLDTAGLRALARRPAVSLLGASLRLAARSGRRWAVVTGGAGWRRLLPDMFAAAMRTQAVDGALVSVRTFEPQDPAIAGDPLCMRAEITRLAHLCADEDDADVVIVGGAGLGGLAPAGLVGRKGIKVLDSVLCGLEVARELGNQESRP
- a CDS encoding ABC transporter substrate-binding protein; translated protein: MNDINLSRRHLMAGFSGLALSSALPNLARAQSDARIVVQTFPGTWEQAARSVIVPAFAKATKGEVTISPVLAVDALARVAASKNAPPYDVILIDEPAEITARAQDLLEPLPVAQMPNLAKLPPGLVGKDGYGAMVALQVFGIAYNPRTVKTPPTSWEDLWRPEFKGRVLINGPDTTIGATWMVALAKMHGGSETDLEPAWKALEKLKPNLATIPPNPGAVGPLFQQGQADIAVGFLSVVEPLRARGVDIAIAKPKEGWGIVSNIAHLVKGSKNKAQAAAYINTQVDASVQAQLAKEPYYNVPSNRDVAFSGMLAQVAPNLDELLKSRSMNWAPIAAQRRELIDRFNREFRRG
- a CDS encoding polysaccharide deacetylase family protein, with product MNERALPRDLHGYGGHPPRARFPNGAALAVALAVNFEEGAEWAIADGDAAAERVAEIHSVVPAGRWDQGTEQQFAYGMRAGVWRILDALEQHQRHATFYMCGRAVERSPDIARRIVQAGHEAACHGWRWRPHADYDDRETERADLRRCVAVLRDVTGAAPAGFFCRGSESPWTRELLREEGFLYTSNGLDDDLPYWDGAAGDRPLLVIPYAFDSNDMKFFHPNGFVRADDMVAYVKDAMEVLLEEGRRGVPKLLNIGLHLRIIGRPGRFAAVKRILDLLDSYGDAVWTPRRIDLARYWQEHFPAR
- a CDS encoding ABC transporter ATP-binding protein: MVTDRAFLTLDDIQVRYGDAVAVDHIDLAINAGEFVALLGPSGCGKTTLLRVIAGFVRANGGAVRLDGVDISTLTPEARRIGMVFQNYALFPHMTVADNIAYGLRSHRAPKDSIAPKVQEMLDVVRMDGYGKRLPRQLSGGQQQRVALARALAISPRLLLLDEPLGALDKNLREEMQHELLRIQRELGITTIMVTHDQEEAMSMADRIAVLNAGQVMQFGTASEIYDAPSTPFVSGFVGNSTFLDGVLGKTDGEHWTLRTSGGVELRFLSAGPCRRTGAARIALRPEQIELCDDGAAAVVRYARPMGPSTRVGVTLDDGTELQLAAPRERGADHLPAGARVQVRINPQAFCPVFLP
- a CDS encoding ABC transporter permease encodes the protein MSTAAMPVPLSAMTRKSRLDTNVLLVLPLLLYFLIFVLAPQIVLLVMSVHGQDGALTAANFARALSDPMTYGVLFGTLRLGAYATVATIVAGFPYALAMVTVGPRLRSIMLLLVILPLLVSAIVRTFGWLVTLGNQGPINTLLQWLGWIDHPVRILFTESAVVIGLTQIELPMMVLALYTVLSRVDGSLALASRSLGAGHWRTFVQVLLPLSVPGLIGGAALVFASAVGAFVSQTILGGGGLLYMPMYIYQQSILSQDWGFAAALAVILMITVSAIIFAGTVLARRSQGYIHG
- a CDS encoding ABC transporter permease, whose amino-acid sequence is MAEFTIGVRIRRRVDAATWRLAAFATLALAVILLLVPTFIALAASFNGGESLRFPPRDLSWRWYEALWSASDDIWDAFAISLRVSALATLGAGLMATLAALYLSRQRNAWARALETFFQSPMMLPGISLGLAMLVWLQTIGVPLSYWSLVIGHMAISTPYIIRTALIGFAQIDPSLLEASRSLGADNTRTFVRITLPLALPAVLAGSFIAFMFSFDNVPISLFLSDARSEVLPIRLWNLIENLLDVRAAAVAGVLIIFTIVFALVMERVLGVSRYVR
- a CDS encoding Zn-dependent hydrolase, with product MSVESMAAALCADLHAETALAAELFDTLRSNSRSALGVTRASYGDGEQMAHDLMRALGRRLELEERIDAAGNLYLTLPGSERDLPTIMTGSHLDSVPDGGNYDGAAGVVAGMAMLARWRRTGRVPRHDITVMGVRAEELSWFPAPYIGSRAAWGLLEAEALDQCVRPDTGHTLAQHMAQAGFEPERIRRREPQLRAADIECFLELHIEQGPLLVQEKTPVGVVTGIRGNLRYKHCHVIGRYGHAGAEPRRSRQDAVLAAAEFLNRLEAMWMEYESRGLDLVCTVGQCHTDSKVHTMTKIPGELWFTMDIRSQDNDLLMQVDRTLREMAEEIGTRRGVRIDLGAYTNALPGPIAPVHRERLVRLAGELGIKHLQMASGAGHDSAVFGISGVPTAMIFVRNEHGSHNPDEAMEIADFAEGLKLLVAAVEDIDVNH
- a CDS encoding GntR family transcriptional regulator, with the translated sequence MSITEGAKSGTSDADEAVYNLIRRAIFSGLLRPGLKLQEPPIARVLNVSRERVRKALQRLTHEKWLDAVPNRGTFIPVPTVEELHAIYDARKILELGVTRQVAQRRRVLAVNRLAEHVARERDAAQRDDRGLAFRLSAEFHFLLVELTGNPYLVDMHRGLMQRSSLHFSLFAPASLHECTSHNCAGPHEHEGIMQAILDGNGARAEKLMTHHLDELETLLALRRQKFDFLEIDEAFARLAQQDEEREAHTLAAS
- a CDS encoding DUF4148 domain-containing protein, whose protein sequence is MKTIATSLIVSFALIGAAQAATPRGDIDNVPFQGNYAQADNSASRSQIQAELQQARSEGLVARGDLNNVPFAAQADSNVSRAQVAADAAKTPGATAFGDLNNVPFQG
- a CDS encoding DUF1232 domain-containing protein; the encoded protein is MDLIPDFSPVLGYLDDALLLPGLIWLTLRLVPANVLSDCRLQADQWLQQGKKEAPQRVWRGDDHRAVAGLRDRAMAVGAHLLVISEVNLHAREVGTGQPLLIGV